A genomic region of bacterium contains the following coding sequences:
- a CDS encoding PAS domain S-box protein yields MRIVDYSGDMFLIEQEVAALAAAKAPLASLIGDTAAVRVKSHLDRIDSQYARQSFPDEGWALRYQGPGAVSELGSFWRPQVDGGCRGWQVMASDSGLSICHAPHPETERDCCLMSEQEFGGASEDVKLAFVIRTPGDPQSIQGLTVILSGASAEGNTPLVEAGYAFCCGLSGNRAFGIQRQSDNTARCEAALEPGREYVVTAERVGGWLRLKVAEHPGGRSVVELRGMDSDAVYGKHNHVGFAAFSGRAEIRDVRIFTRPSAHPISDFQIPFDCKVELGSHRAPRFLRLRLRQDALSQHIGLMFEEMPETSPLEHAPAQERAHLTSIFDSINEPIYAIDINTFEVLYVNRYLRDLLGHDPVGKPCYSVLQSFSEPCEFCTNEQVKKLAGIPLKWEQYNRKLHRHFLITDRLINWPDGREARLELAIDTTQQKRAEKSLRESENRYKTIYEKTLNPIIIVDMNGIIFDCNRAASAFLEMSREGLKKKSLFAFLCNGDHMVAVIGQPARLWKRGQVVEAVFQVNGKRKLLDLALAPVRIGNRKLVLGVGRDITARKEAEQALAAEKERLAVTLTSIGDAVIATNREGLVSLLNPVAESLTGWKQEEAAGQPLEKVFRIINENTRQAVENPVSRVLRESHVIGLANHTVLCSRDGREFAIADSGAPICDTGQRIVGVVLVFRDVTQQRKMEEEIQKAARIESLGTLAGGIAHDFNNILTSIIGNISLARIMVETQPRLLDILQEAEKAGFRARDLTQQLLTFARGGAPVKEKTTLTKLLHETVDFSLRGTNVRAVYSIVEDLWSVEADAGQISQVLNNLVINAVQAMPEGGRLKVAADNVRIEGDEMPPLNAGCFIRIEVSDEGIGIPPEHQERIFDPYFTTKQRGSGLGLATCYSIIRKHGGAIEVQSRVGQGSTFRFLLPALNVPPVKASRDKKAGKPGVRRFDGKRVLVMDDESAVRKVARGMLEMMGLEVEEAVDGEEAQHKYRESIGAGRPFDLVILDLTVPAGAGGLEALNGLKLIQPRVCALVSSGYSNDPVMSDYIAHGFAGRLKKPYEFESLQQVIGRVLAGG; encoded by the coding sequence TTGCGAATCGTCGATTACAGTGGCGATATGTTCCTGATCGAACAGGAGGTTGCGGCGCTGGCCGCCGCCAAAGCCCCCCTTGCCAGCCTGATCGGCGACACGGCCGCCGTCCGGGTCAAATCCCATCTGGATAGAATCGACAGCCAGTACGCACGGCAGTCCTTTCCGGATGAGGGCTGGGCCCTGCGCTACCAGGGCCCCGGTGCAGTCTCAGAGCTGGGTTCGTTCTGGCGGCCGCAGGTTGACGGCGGTTGCCGCGGCTGGCAGGTGATGGCCTCGGACAGCGGGCTGTCCATCTGCCACGCTCCACACCCGGAAACGGAACGCGACTGTTGTCTGATGTCGGAGCAGGAATTCGGGGGGGCGAGCGAGGACGTGAAGCTGGCGTTCGTGATCCGCACGCCCGGGGACCCGCAGTCGATCCAAGGCCTGACGGTGATACTATCGGGCGCATCGGCCGAGGGGAACACTCCGCTGGTTGAGGCCGGGTACGCTTTCTGCTGCGGCTTGTCAGGCAACAGGGCATTCGGCATCCAGCGCCAGTCGGACAATACCGCCAGGTGTGAGGCGGCCCTGGAGCCGGGGCGGGAATATGTTGTGACAGCCGAGAGAGTGGGGGGCTGGCTGCGGCTGAAAGTGGCTGAACACCCTGGAGGCCGTTCCGTTGTCGAGTTGAGAGGCATGGATTCGGATGCAGTCTACGGTAAGCACAACCATGTCGGGTTCGCCGCTTTCTCGGGCCGGGCCGAAATCAGGGATGTCCGGATCTTCACCCGGCCCTCCGCGCACCCGATATCGGATTTCCAGATACCCTTTGATTGTAAAGTTGAGCTCGGCTCGCACCGAGCGCCGCGGTTCTTGCGTCTGCGGCTCAGGCAGGACGCACTGTCGCAACATATCGGGCTGATGTTCGAGGAAATGCCGGAAACGTCTCCGCTGGAACACGCTCCGGCGCAGGAGCGGGCGCATTTGACCTCGATATTCGACAGTATCAACGAGCCAATCTACGCCATCGATATAAACACTTTCGAGGTGCTGTATGTCAACCGCTACCTGCGGGACCTGCTGGGCCATGATCCGGTGGGCAAGCCCTGCTACAGCGTTTTGCAGAGCTTTTCGGAGCCCTGTGAGTTCTGCACTAACGAGCAGGTCAAAAAGCTGGCTGGAATCCCGCTGAAATGGGAGCAGTACAACCGGAAACTGCACCGTCATTTCCTGATCACCGACCGGCTGATCAACTGGCCGGACGGCCGTGAGGCGCGTTTGGAACTGGCCATTGACACGACCCAGCAGAAAAGGGCGGAAAAGTCTCTGCGGGAAAGCGAAAACCGGTATAAGACTATCTACGAAAAAACTCTGAACCCCATCATTATTGTGGACATGAATGGGATTATATTCGATTGCAACCGGGCCGCTTCGGCCTTTCTGGAAATGTCCCGGGAGGGACTGAAAAAGAAAAGTCTCTTCGCCTTCCTGTGTAACGGTGACCACATGGTGGCTGTGATCGGCCAGCCGGCCCGGCTCTGGAAACGGGGCCAGGTTGTGGAAGCGGTTTTCCAAGTGAACGGCAAGCGGAAACTGCTCGACCTGGCGCTCGCTCCGGTCAGGATAGGCAACCGGAAACTGGTTCTCGGGGTGGGCCGCGACATCACGGCCCGCAAAGAGGCGGAACAGGCCCTGGCGGCGGAGAAAGAGCGCTTGGCCGTGACTCTGACCAGCATCGGGGATGCCGTGATCGCCACCAACCGCGAGGGACTGGTTTCGTTGCTGAACCCTGTGGCCGAGAGCCTCACCGGCTGGAAGCAGGAGGAGGCGGCCGGCCAGCCGCTGGAGAAGGTATTCAGGATAATCAACGAGAATACGCGGCAGGCGGTGGAAAACCCGGTGTCGCGAGTGTTGCGCGAAAGCCACGTGATCGGGCTGGCCAACCACACTGTCCTGTGCTCCAGGGATGGCCGGGAGTTCGCCATCGCCGACAGCGGGGCTCCGATCTGCGATACCGGACAGAGGATTGTCGGAGTGGTCCTGGTTTTCCGCGATGTCACCCAGCAAAGGAAGATGGAGGAGGAAATCCAGAAAGCCGCCCGGATCGAGTCGCTGGGCACATTGGCCGGCGGGATAGCCCACGATTTCAACAACATCCTCACCTCGATCATCGGCAACATTTCTCTGGCCCGGATAATGGTCGAGACCCAGCCGCGCCTGCTCGACATCTTGCAGGAGGCCGAAAAAGCCGGGTTCCGGGCGCGCGACCTCACCCAGCAGTTGCTGACTTTCGCCCGCGGCGGCGCCCCGGTCAAGGAAAAGACCACCCTGACAAAGCTCCTGCACGAAACGGTCGATTTCTCTCTGCGCGGGACCAATGTCAGAGCCGTGTATTCGATCGTCGAGGACCTCTGGTCGGTGGAGGCGGATGCGGGACAAATCAGCCAGGTGCTGAACAACCTGGTGATCAACGCCGTACAGGCCATGCCCGAGGGGGGACGTCTCAAGGTGGCGGCTGACAATGTCAGGATCGAGGGGGATGAAATGCCGCCTCTGAACGCCGGCTGTTTCATCCGGATCGAGGTGAGCGACGAGGGGATCGGTATACCGCCCGAGCACCAGGAACGCATCTTCGACCCATATTTCACCACCAAGCAGAGGGGCAGTGGACTGGGCCTTGCCACCTGCTATTCCATAATCAGGAAACACGGCGGTGCTATCGAGGTCCAGTCCAGGGTCGGGCAAGGCTCGACTTTCCGCTTTCTGCTGCCTGCGCTGAATGTGCCGCCGGTGAAGGCGTCGCGGGACAAGAAGGCCGGAAAGCCGGGAGTGCGACGGTTCGATGGGAAACGGGTTCTGGTGATGGACGATGAGAGCGCGGTCCGCAAGGTGGCCCGGGGGATGCTTGAAATGATGGGGCTGGAGGTGGAGGAGGCAGTGGATGGGGAAGAGGCCCAGCACAAATACAGAGAGTCGATCGGGGCGGGAAGGCCTTTCGACCTTGTCATCCTGGACCTGACTGTCCCGGCTGGCGCGGGCGGGCTCGAAGCGCTGAACGGCCTGAAACTGATCCAGCCCCGGGTGTGCGCCCTGGTTTCGAGCGGCTATTCCAACGACCCGGTGATGTCGGATTACATAGCGCACGGTTTCGCCGGAAGGCTCAAGAAACCTTACGAATTCGAAAGCCTGCAGCAGGTGATCGGCCGGGTGCTGGCCGGCGGATGA
- the moaA gene encoding GTP 3',8-cyclase MoaA — MTDAFGRVHDYLRLSVTDRCNLGCFYCRPQGGFRPKSGRELLSDLELLRLCRIFAGLGVGKIRLTGGEPLLHPALPELIESLGTIEGVRTLGLTTNGTRLAGCAGELRRAGLNLVNVSLDSLRPERFSRITGRTVGHAAVLEGIRAALEAGFDCVKLNMVVIRGVNDDEVTDFAALARSLPLTVRFIEYMPFTANPWKTDGFVPGEEIRRRIESRFNLTGLEPGPPGGVVSRYWRVEEGPGRLGFISALSGHSCDNCSRLRLTADGALKLCLFSPSVADLRRPLREGAPDEQIARTIRDAMRLKPATHPPAEQLAGLEGRVMTQIGG, encoded by the coding sequence TTGACCGATGCGTTCGGACGGGTGCACGATTACCTGCGCCTGTCCGTGACCGACCGCTGCAATCTGGGCTGTTTCTATTGCCGTCCGCAGGGCGGTTTCAGGCCGAAGAGCGGCCGCGAGTTGCTCTCCGACCTGGAGCTGCTGCGCCTGTGTCGTATTTTCGCCGGCCTGGGGGTGGGCAAGATCAGGCTCACCGGGGGCGAGCCCCTTCTGCATCCCGCACTGCCCGAGCTTATCGAATCCCTGGGCACCATCGAGGGTGTGCGCACCCTGGGCCTCACCACCAACGGCACCCGCCTGGCCGGATGCGCGGGCGAGCTGCGCCGCGCCGGGCTGAACCTGGTCAATGTCAGCCTGGACAGCCTGCGCCCGGAGCGTTTCAGCCGGATCACCGGACGGACAGTGGGGCACGCCGCGGTGCTGGAGGGGATAAGGGCGGCCCTGGAGGCGGGTTTCGACTGCGTGAAGCTCAACATGGTGGTCATCCGGGGGGTGAACGACGACGAGGTGACGGATTTCGCCGCTCTGGCCCGCAGTCTGCCGCTCACGGTGCGGTTCATCGAGTACATGCCTTTCACCGCCAACCCCTGGAAAACGGACGGTTTCGTGCCGGGAGAGGAAATCCGCCGGCGGATCGAGAGCCGGTTCAATCTGACCGGGCTGGAACCCGGCCCGCCGGGCGGCGTGGTCAGCCGCTACTGGCGGGTGGAGGAGGGTCCCGGGCGCCTGGGGTTCATTTCGGCCCTCTCGGGCCATTCCTGCGACAATTGCTCACGGCTGCGCCTGACCGCGGATGGGGCGCTGAAACTATGCCTGTTCTCTCCGTCCGTGGCGGACCTTCGCCGGCCACTGCGCGAGGGCGCCCCGGATGAGCAGATCGCGCGGACAATCCGGGACGCGATGCGGCTCAAGCCCGCCACGC